DNA from Salvelinus namaycush isolate Seneca chromosome 14, SaNama_1.0, whole genome shotgun sequence:
AAAATTGCATTCAAAGCCTAATTTCTAAACTAGGTCAAATTTGTTTCATATCGGATGTTTGTGGATATTTCGTTTACTCTCGTCAATAGCTATTGAACCAAGCATGCCATAACTATGAAGATGGTATATTCTGAATCAGGGGTGGATGGAGAAATATCCACACCTTTTTTTGTTccttttttaaaactatttttaaATAAGATCTCAGATTTCATTCTTCAATAGCTCTTAGGCAAAGCATGCCATGACTATGAAAATGAGATATTCTGCATCAGTGGAGGATGGACACTTTGTGTAAGAGCTATTGAAGATTGAAAGCAAAAAAATGAAAAAGTGCATTTTTGTCCATCCTCCCCAGATTCAGAATATATCATTTTCATAGTCATGGCAAGAGCTATTGAAGTTTGAAAGCCCCACTAAAAATAAAATCacaatttcaacaacaacaaaatgattTTTGTTCATCCTGCTTTGCCTAAGAGCTATTGAAGATTAAATgctaaaaaaatattataataataatagatatatataaacagtggatttttgtacacccccccccccccccccctgattcAGAATGTATCATTATCATAGTCATGTCACTCTTTGTCTAACAGCTATTGGCTACACCGAATATCCAATTgaaaatcattttttaaaataatctCCAATCTCCATTGGAGATGTAACATTTCGGCCAATGCAAGATGAGTACAACTCTCCCTCTCCACCGGGGTACTGACTGATCACAGTTTGGTGTTTGTGTGACGTCAGTGTCAGCTGGTCAATGTTTACGTCCAGAATTGTGGCGACATCTATTGAATGTTTATGGGGGAAAACGAGAAGGTAACAACATATTTTTTCGAAATACAATTGACACTATAAAGCAGCGTCAATTAACCGTCACATCCATAAGGTAAAGACCGCTGCTTCGTATTTCTTATGGCGAGTGTCTTTGTTAGCTCCAGCCAGACAATAATTTATCTTCTCTCCCGTGTACCCCTGCAGAGCGCTTCGTTGACGATATCAACAGAGATTAAGGTGAtgcatatttatttatgtatctCGCGTTGAAGCAGTAGTTCGATAACATGTTTTGTTTGGTTGTTAAATATCAAATTCCAATATCAAACTATTTGAAAGAAGATTAAGAAAAACACTATGAATGCGCAACAAATGCTTACCCAAATGTTGGCTGCAGTTTATGTAAACACATACTGTTTTGTTATTCAGTGGCGCAGCTGTATTTTGTGTGTGCGTTGATTGGTGGGAAATATGCATCACTGAGAGGATTCGATTATCTGGTCCGGGCGTCCTGTTAGGCGTGTTTTTCATTGGGTGAAAGTAGTGGCATTTGTTTTGGAACCGGGCTGCCTCCTGGGTGTGAGCCAGGTACCTGGTTCAAAGCACACGGCGAAATCGGTTCAAAACAAAAGTGATGTAATTAATCACGTTGTGTAACGACTAGGATTCTGTGTTCTCACATGCACAAATTATTGCTTTTGATATAAACGCCCCATCTGCCTTACAATGAAACTAGTTTGAAAATGCAAAGGTATATTACACGGTAAAGAGGTGTATTTCTGGATGATACACCATGTTTtcttgttgacaacatgaccgagCGTCCGAGATTATACCGCGTTCATCTGCTAGTCAGAATTAGGAAAATCTGACATTTTGATTTTCTAACTGGTTCTAGTTATACACGTGCCACCTTCAACTATTCAGCAAATCGAACATTTCAGCTTTCTAGTACCGACTAGCAGATGAACGCGGCATTGGTGTTCGATTTCAGAAGGGCGCTCCTCCCTCACCGCTTTTGCCCGGCACGTCACGGGACATAGATAGGTGCCCCACGGCTCAGCATAATCGAATCGGCCTACTCCCGCAGTTACAAAGAAGGCGTCTCCACCATCACTAGGATTATCGTGTGCTGTGGCAGTGACACCGCCCGGCTACTTGTGAAAGCAGAACACAATACGAGTTTATTTGACTGGTTTGTTATATAAGAACTTCATTAAAGGCCCGAAGAAAGAGGTTCTAAAACAGGCCTGTCTTTTACACACACCTTCAGAACCAAAATGACATGTTCAAAGCTCATTCTTTCTCCAACTAGaactcaaggacaacaaagtcaaggtattggagtggccatcacaatgccctgacctcaaacctatagaaatgttgtgggcagaactgaaaaaacttgtgcgagcaaggaggcctacaaatctgactcagttacaccagctctgtcaggaggaatgggccaaaatgaacccaatttattgtgggtagcttgtggaaggctacctgaaacgtttgacccaaattaaacaatttaaaggcaatgctaccaaatacttattgagtgtatgtaaacctctgacccactgagaatgtgatgaaagaaatataagctgaaataaatcattctctctactattattctgacatttcgtattcttaaaataaagtggtgatcctaactgggattaaatgtcagggatggtgaaaaactgagtttaaatgtatttggctaaagtgtatgtaaacttccgacttccactGTACATATGTATgtacatatgtatatacagtacaagtcaaaagtttggacacacctactcattcaagggttcttctttatttttactattttctacattgcagaataatggTGAGGACAAACAATGAAATAacccatatggaatcacgtaataaccaaaaaggtgttaaacaaatcaaaatatattttatatttgagattcttcaaagtaaccaccctttgccttgatgacagctttgcacactctaggcattctctcaaccagcttcatgaggtaggcacctggaatgcatttcaattaacaggtgtgtcttgttaatttgtggaatttatttccttaatgcattttAGCCCATCAGTTGTattttgacaaggtaggggtggtatacagaagatagccctatttggtaaaagaccaagtccatattacggcaagaacagctcaaataagaaaagagaaacgacagtccatcgttactttaagacatgaaggtcagtcaatctggaaaatgtcaagaactttaaacgtttcttcaattgcagtcgcaaaaagcatcaagcactgtgatgaaactggctctcatgaggaccgccacagaaaaggaagacccagagttacctctgctgcagaggataagttcattagagttaccagcctcagaatttgcagcccaaataaatgcttcagagttcaagtaactgacacatctcaacatcaactgttcagaggagaatgcatgaatcaggccttcgcggtcgaattgctgcaaagaaaccactactgaaggacaccaataataagaagagacttgcttgggccaagaaacacgagcaatggacattagaccggtggaaatctgtcctttggtctgatgagtccaaatttgagattttttggttccaaccaccgtgtctttgtgggacgcagagtaagtgaagggataatctccgcatgtgtggttcccaacgtgaagcatggaggaggaggtgtgatggtgctttgctggtgacactgttggggatttatttagaattcaaggcacacttaaccagcatggctaccacagcattctgcagcgatacgccatcccatctggtttgggcttagtgcgactatcatttgtttttcttcagaacaatgacccaaaacacacctcaagACTGTgtcagggctatttgaccaaggagagggatggagtgctgcatcagatgacctggcctccacaatcacctgacctcaacccaattgagatgatttgggatgagttggactgcagagtgaaggaaaagcagccaacaagtgcttagcatatgtgggaactccttcaagactgttggaaaagcattccaggcgatgttggttgagagaatgccaagagtgtgcaaagctatcatcaaggcacagggtgaagaatctaaaatatattttgatttaacacttttttattcgttactacatgattccatatgtgttatttcatagttttgatgtcttcactattattctacaatgtagaaaatagtacaaataaagaaaaacccttgaatgagtaggtgtgtccaaacctttgactggtactgtgtgtgtgtgtgtgtgtttacaattTAATTGCACAAGAAAAATctacatgtaaagtgttaccaagtAAAAGGTGCATTGTGTCCCCAGAGGATCCAACAAGACTGAAATACTAAGCTTAGTTAATATCTAAAATCCTTCTCATCAATCTGTTGCGAAAGCCATTGTTGGCAACACATTCTACTTTACCAGAGGGACGTCAAGGAAACCTGAGGTAACACTTTCTCTTCCAATTaagaaatcaaattttatttgtcacatacacatggttagcagatgttaatgcgagtgtagcgaaatgcttgtgcttctagttccgaccatgcagtaatatctaacaagtaatctaacctaacaatttcacaacaactaccttatacacacaagtgtaaaggaatgctagcagggtgaacaggcagtggctcgggtggttgttgtccttgatgatctttttggctttcctgtgacatcgggtggtgtaggtgtcctggagggcaggtagtttgcccccggggatgcgttgtacagactgcactaccctctggagagccttgcggttgagggcggagtagttccgtaccaggcggtgatacagcccgacagcatgctcttgattgtgcatctgtaaaagtttgtgagtgttttggtGACAAgcagaatttcttcagcctcctgaggttgaagaggcgctgctgcgccttcttcaccacgctgtctgtgtgggtggaccatttcagtttgtccatgatgtgtatgccgaggaacttaaaacgttccaccctctccactactgtcccgtctatgtggatagggggctgctccctctgctgtttcctgaagtccacaatcatctcctttgttttgttgacattgagtgtgaggttattttcctgacactacACTCCGAGtgacctcacctcctccctgtaggccgtctcgtcgttgttggtaatcaagcctagcactgtagtgtcgtctgcaaacttgatgattgagttggaggcgtgcacggccacgcagtcatgggtgaacagggagtacaggagagggctgagaacgcacccttgtggggccccagtgttggggatcaacggggtggagatgttgttacctaccctcatcacctgggggcagcccgtcaggaagtccaggacccagttgcacagggcggggtcgagaccgaAGACCCAATTACCATTAATTGCGGAGAAGGTTAAAGAGTGGCCACCTGTGCTTTCACGTACCTCAGGTAATCCAATCAGGAGCTAACGTGACAATGCATCCTATGTGATTCAGGCTAGACTGCAGTGTCTGAGACTGGATGTCACAGTTAATGATAGCTGCTTCACTTAGGTTGTTATTCAcatcaaaaaacaaacaaatgtacTGTAACttgtatacactaccgttcaaaagtttggggtcactttgacatttccttgtttttgaaagaaaagcacatttttttgttcattaaaataacatcaaattgatcagaaatacagtatagacattgtaaatgttgtaaattactattgtagctggaaacggctgatttaaaataaaataattatggaatatctacataggcgtacagaggcccattatcagcaaccatcactcatgtgttccaattgcacgttgtgttagctaatccaagtttaccaTTTTAATAGGGTAATTGAACATTaagaaacccttttgcaattatgttagcatagtTGAAACCTGTTGTTTtgataaagaagcaataaaactggacttctttcgactagttgagtatctggagcatcagcatttgtgggttcgattacaggctcacaatggccagaaacaaagaactttcttctgaaactcctcagtctattcttgttctgagaaatttaGGCtaatccatgcgagaaattgccaagaaactgaagatctcatacaacgctgtgtactactcccttcacagaacatcgCAAACTGGCTAGAAAGGGGTAGAATAGAAaggggagtgggaggccccggtgcacaactgagcaagaggacaagtacattaaagtCTAGTGTGAGAAACAGACGccccacaagtcctcaactggcagcttcattaaatagtacccgcaaaacaccagtctcaacgtcaacagtgaagaggcaactccgggatgctgacctagtcggctcgggaatTCGAACCAGTGCCGTGTGATAACCTTCCAgacggacaaccatctctgcagcattccaccaatcaggcctttatggttgagtggccagacggaagccactcctcagtaaaaggcacatgacagcccgctttgagtttgccaagaggcacctaaaggactctcagaccatgagaaacaagattctctggtctgatgaaaacaagattgaactcgttggcctgaatgccaagtgtcatgtctggaagaaacctggcaccatccctacggtgaagcatggcggtggcagcatcatgctgtgcggatgtttgcgctcaggacctcagactggggctgaGGTCTTCAAgtctcttgaagagagacctgaAATAGATGtctagcaacgctccccatccaacctgacagagcttgagaggatctgcagagaagaatgggagaaactccccaaataccagtgtgccaagcttatagcgtcatatcTAAGACTCAAGCCtgaaattgctgccaaaggtgcttcaaagaagTACAGAGGAAAGGctttgaatagttatgtaaatgtaatatcagtttttttatataaattagcaaacatttgtGAACCtgtttagtataaggctgtaacgtaacaatgtgaaaagtcaaggggtgtgaatactttccgaatgcactgtaaattatGAACGTCCTTTGTCAAGTATGACTTTTTACAGATATAAGTTGGATAGTGTCCTGTTCGCACAGTTGAATAAATAGTATATAATAGAACAGCAGTGTTgactgtgtgagtatgtgtgtgtaaggGTTGTATGTGTATGAGAGTCAGTGCATATAGTCTGTAAAGTGTGGATAGTCTCTGAGGTACAAATAATCTCTCAGGAGCAGGTCTGAGCAGGTAGACGGCAAgggttagctgttcagcagtgatTGCCTGGTGGttgaagctgtctcggagcctttTGCCCTGTGACCCGATGTTCCGATACCGTTTGCAAGATGGTAACAGTGAACAGTCTTTGAGGGGGATGAATCAATCTGAATCAATAGATCAATATTTTTAGACACCTTTTTGTCTGACTCTatcctcatctctctttctcagcGAGTCCGTGAGGATGGGAGGAGCCGTGAGTGCGGGGGAGGATAACGATGAGTTGATTGACAACCTGAAGGAGGCTCAGTACATCCGCTCGGACCTGGTGGAGCAGGCCTTTAGGGCCATAGACAGGGCCGACTACTATCTGGAAGAGTTCAGAGACAGTGCCTACAAGGACCTGGCCTGGAGGCACGGCAACATCCACCTCTCAGCACCCTGCATCTACTCCGAGGTGATGGAGGCCTTGGATCTCCAGCCTGGCCTGTCCTTCCTCAATCTGGGCAGTGGTACGGGCTACCTCAGCACTATGGTGGGACTCATACTGGGTGAGTCAGGATGGCACAAACCTCACCTGGCCAGGTgaaacaaaataaaacaattttaTAAGGGCAAGAGTGGCTTAAAAATCATTTTTACCATTGCTTTACATAAGAAAATGGAAAATAAGATGGAAAGTGCAAATGTACTCACACCTTGTTTCTCCCCTTTACTGTAGGTCCATTTGGAGTGAACCATGGGGTGGAGCTGCACCAAGATGTCATTGAGTATGCATACCAGAAACTGGAGTTTTTCATCAAGACCAGCGACAGCTTCGACAGGTAGGAGTTTCATGATGAAAATGACAATGTAGGAATTATACCAGTTATGAGCTATCAGGAGAATTCAGTTAATTGGCATTATACCAGAGTTATAGGAGCTATCAAGAGAATCCAGTTAAATGGCTATAACTCTGGTTTAATGCCATTTAACTGGATTATCCTGATAGCTTCTATAACTCTGGCATATCAGGAGAATCCAGTTAAATGGCATTATACCAGAGTTATAGAAGTTATCAGGAGGATCCAGTTAAACAGAATTATTCTGTAACAAGCTAGTAAGATAACATACTGCAGTTATGGTGGGTAGGCTGATTCTCTGATGAAACTGTGTCGGGAGTgctacaggtatccaagaaacaTCAGACGTGGCTCTGGAATGGGGGAAttataggggtgtgtgtgtgtgtgtgtgtgtgtaggtttgaGTTCTGTGAGCCCTGCTTCGTGATGGGGAACTGTCTGGAGATAGCCCCAGAGAGTGGTCAGTATGACAGGGTGTATTGTGGAGCTGGGGTGCAGCAGGAGCAGGAAGACTACATGAAGAACCTGCTCAAAGTGGAGGGAATCCTAGTGCtgccattggaggagaaggtcagcgCTCGCACATGAACACCCCCAGTGGTGGCTGCTGAgggaaggacggctcataataatgtctgaaaTGGAGCGAAtaaaatggtatcaaacacatggaactccactccagccattaacacgagcccgtcctctccagttaaggtgccaccaacctcctgtgacccacacacagacacaaaatgTGAAGTGAAACAGAATGGTGAACGTAGCAGTCAGGATGGTTTCACAAGACTAAATTGTGACTGTAAAGACATGGCCACTTTTAAAACCAGAATAAACTCAGATAAACTCCCCTCTTAACCCAGTGCTATTTCTAGCACTTTGATATATTCTGGTGTCTTGTGGTGTCATCTTCCCTGTTATACAACTCCGTTGTAGACTTTGTTGTCTCATCTTTCTTGGTCCCGCTCCTAGAAATTGTTTGTATACCTTCTATACACATTGAGACATTTTGATACTCATTTCTTTTGTGTGTAGCTAATGCTCTGTGCTCCACTTGTGACTTGGGTTTAGAGAAAGATctgtatataaatacatatttcTTAACTACTGCTTACTACAAAAAAAAACTCCAGTACACAAACATATTATTGCCCTTCCTCTCTACTTAGTTGACCAAGATCACTCGAACAGGCTACAACAGCTGGGAGACCAAAAACATCATTGCTGTGTCCTTTGCCCCACTGGTGTTGCCCAAACACAGAGATAACAGTAAACCCAAAGCAGTGCCTTTACGTAAGTACTGTACTAGCACATCTGTCTATGTAACAGAGGTTGTTTTCCAAGTGAGCCTTTGTGTGATGAATAACCCTATCGGAGATCTGGGCCGGTATTcgcaaagcatctcagagtaggtgCATATCTAGGATAAATTTGGCCTTTTAGATTATAATAAATGACAGGGGGggacctgattctagatcagctaTCCTACTCTGAGGCTTTGTGAAAACAGGCCCTGGAGACTCAGAACCACTGGGGGAGGTGACAGTTGTTGAACACTATGTTGTCTCAAATGCATGTTGGACTAGTTACAAAATGGGA
Protein-coding regions in this window:
- the LOC120059422 gene encoding protein-L-isoaspartate O-methyltransferase domain-containing protein 2-like isoform X1, whose amino-acid sequence is MFTSRIVATSIECLWGKTRSESVRMGGAVSAGEDNDELIDNLKEAQYIRSDLVEQAFRAIDRADYYLEEFRDSAYKDLAWRHGNIHLSAPCIYSEVMEALDLQPGLSFLNLGSGTGYLSTMVGLILGPFGVNHGVELHQDVIEYAYQKLEFFIKTSDSFDRFEFCEPCFVMGNCLEIAPESGQYDRVYCGAGVQQEQEDYMKNLLKVEGILVLPLEEKLTKITRTGYNSWETKNIIAVSFAPLVLPKHRDNSKPKAVPLPTMFEVRTLQDLARISIRLTLKKTVAGPGPLPRRRLAHNGEQLRRAQHCGSTLLSNRYVFMSRLIPGPMDDNNRSDTEEEEEEGNCRILGEPEEEEEQEEEGEESREGGALLHEAPVNLLRERILGLPLPEPLKMYMLHYREK
- the LOC120059422 gene encoding protein-L-isoaspartate O-methyltransferase domain-containing protein 2-like isoform X2, producing the protein MGGAVSAGEDNDELIDNLKEAQYIRSDLVEQAFRAIDRADYYLEEFRDSAYKDLAWRHGNIHLSAPCIYSEVMEALDLQPGLSFLNLGSGTGYLSTMVGLILGPFGVNHGVELHQDVIEYAYQKLEFFIKTSDSFDRFEFCEPCFVMGNCLEIAPESGQYDRVYCGAGVQQEQEDYMKNLLKVEGILVLPLEEKLTKITRTGYNSWETKNIIAVSFAPLVLPKHRDNSKPKAVPLPTMFEVRTLQDLARISIRLTLKKTVAGPGPLPRRRLAHNGEQLRRAQHCGSTLLSNRYVFMSRLIPGPMDDNNRSDTEEEEEEGNCRILGEPEEEEEQEEEGEESREGGALLHEAPVNLLRERILGLPLPEPLKMYMLHYREK